The stretch of DNA ATCCAATACCTTACTGCATGCAGCCATGGATCTTTCATATTCACTTTGGAAAGCTTCAAAAATAGCTGGAGTATACACTTTGCTTGCTTGCATCAGCATAGGTGTGCTCATTAGTCTTCTTGGTATTTTTTTCCTTGCCTCAAATTCAGCCTCCAGCTCCTTATCTCTTTTTTCTTGCACTGTCCTCTCAAAATGTTTTAAAAATCGAACAATATCAAAATCTGATTTCAGATGGTTCTTTAACGCGTTGTTGAAGCTCTCACTTAATTGTGTGCTTCTCACTCCCAAAGTGTAGACATTTCTCATATAACATTCAGCCCATTTCTCCTTCACCTTAATTGTGTAGCTGAGGTTAAGTGATCCACCAACTTGACGACTAGCCAACTCACGTGCAGCTTTTGGTCTAATTCCAGAATCATCAGCTGTCTCGATTTCAAAGACTTGAAGTTCTGAAATTTTTCTTTGTGATACCATCAAGTGGCGAGTTTCTGGCAAGTGAAGGAGGTGATTGTGTTCGAGCACAACATCAGTGACTTCATAATTTTTTGCTTCTCGATCCAATATAAGACTCATCCGAGCTTTGTAATCAGTTCTTGTTTCAGCTCTAAAAAGCTTTGGTGCATTATCTGACTGTCCTTTCCTTCGATGACCCTCATTGGAACAAACATATCTGCATGAAGTCACCTCACCATCATATCTGCTCACatttttgtatcttttcctcACATCAAAGCCCATACGGCCTCCATATGCCACCCAAAACTGCCAAGCTTCATCTAGATTTTTGAACCTCAATCCAACTTGAGGCGCCCCCTTCTCCGATTCTATCATTTGCCTTCCACAAGCTGCTAGCAAAATGTAGCCCAGCGAGGAAAGAACAGAAGTGCACATAAGAAAAAGCATATATCATGAACTAAAAGGAATGAATCAAGCAGGAGCATTTGAATATGTAAATCCAACAAACAATATTAATCGAATTGCTAGCAGTGTATCACACAAGCATTGCACATTCAGGCAAAAAACACAACTAGCTAGGAACTATAGCTATTGGCATCAAGACTATTGCAGATCTCAGAAAAAAACAGCATATTGTTATTGTGTCATACCTGAAACCCTGAAACCCCTCGCTGTAGATCGAACCTAGAGGAAGCAGCGTCCCTCCCCTTCACGGCGTGGTAATGGCTCCTCTCCTTCAGCTCTAGTACCTCCGAATCGACGCCTCGCAGCCTGCTGCTCTCCTCTGGCGCGACGCGGCGCAGatccctccttcctcccgtgCGGCGCaggccacctccctcctcccgcgcggCGCGGCAAGGCCGCCTCCGTCCTCCGGTGCAGCGCGGCGCAGGCCGGCACGGAGGGCGCGGAGGGCGCGAATCCGCACGCCCACCAGACCTCTCGCGCGCCCAAATGGCCGTGGCCCTCGCTTCGGCCCTGCCCCCgtgcctttcttttgtttttttgttgttgttgaatCGGCTTTGCCCTTGGATGACCGGTGGACGCACGCGATGGAGCGAAAGACGCAGCATGCCTTTACAGAGCAAAGGTACTGAAGCTGAGTCCGCGTGCGAGCACGCCGAGCCAGGCCCCGCTGCCCTCGATTAGCTCGACCCCACGCATgcacacagcagcagcacagcCACAGCACGTGCGACGCAAGCCGAGCAAAAGCCGGGATTCGCTCGCGAGCTTCACGGGCAATGTAGCATGCCGCACCGCGCCACCCGCGTAGTGCCAAGCCGCTGCTGCCCACCCGCCGTATCGTCCCATCACCATGCCGAGCTGCTCGCCGGGCCAAAgccgtgccggccgccgcgaccgccgccgtgcgccacaGCGCCTCAGCCTCGCCTCCCACGCGCAAGGCTGCACGAGCACGCCAGGGCGCCTGCCCGACCCGTCCCTTCACCGCCTGCTGCCTCTGTCGCGCCATTACTCCGCCTGCGCGCCGTCGTCTCAGCACCACCGCGCCGCAAGCGACGCTCGGTAGCTGCCgttcggccacagcacctccattGAAGGCGGTCGGTGGAGCGTTGGCACAGCTCGCCAttgctcgcctataaaaggaaccCCAAGCTGCGCTCCTCGCCACCACCGAGCTCGCCGAGCCATCCCGCTCCGCcgctcatcttcttcctcgctcCAATTTCGTCATTGCTCTGCCACCCCGTCGATCTCCTCCATCAAGCCGCCTTGGTCCGATTGACTCGACGGTGAGCACCCACACACCCTCCTCTACCTCTCCCAAGCCGCGTCCATCCCTATCGTTGCCCGAGCAGAGCTCCCCACGAGTTCGCAGGCCGCCATCCATGGCCACCGGTGGCCGCCTCCTTTTTCCGCAGCAGCCCTAATTGGAAAGCCCCAAGATTGAATCCCCTCGTCCTCCTTTCCCTCCCCGTGCCCTCGGATTTGAGAACGGTGGCTGGAGCTGCCGCCGGCTCTAGCTCGAGCAGCCCAGCTATGGCGTTGCGGCAGAGGGGAAGAACACCACCGGCTGGTGCTGGCCATCTGTTCCTCTGAGCACGTGTGGGCTTGGTCCCTTCTAAATTGAAGTCACGGATATTGGGCCGTGCAGCCCAAAGGAAGCATTCACGCACGCCCACGCACAAACAGGCCACGCAGCACCTGTTAAAGCACGTCACACACAATCAATATTCTTTTCATTTTCGGAATTAATTAACATCCAAACTCTATACAGCCATATCTCAATCAATTCAACTCTGTTTTATCTGATTATTTTTTCTAAATTCCTATCAAACTATATGCTATCTATTCCACCAATCTTTCATCTACTTTgagctcattttattttatgtttgtgTTTGCTTGTGTTATTCGTCGGTTGTGCCGTTTTCGCCTGTAGACGACGGAGTGATCGAGGAAGAACCCGCCGACGAGTTCGCCGACAAGTACcgcgagcccgaacccgaaggacagtaccacgatcaggacttcccggaaggctttgagaacggcaagttcaatctcaccCTTTAATGCATATTtatcccagttttataaacacaatctATTGGTCTGTTTTATAAAATGCATTGTTTTAATGCAagacacggttggatagccaccctttGATTGTTA from Panicum virgatum strain AP13 chromosome 9K, P.virgatum_v5, whole genome shotgun sequence encodes:
- the LOC120649950 gene encoding protein FAR1-RELATED SEQUENCE 7-like; this encodes MIESEKGAPQVGLRFKNLDEAWQFWVAYGGRMGFDVRKRYKNVSRYDGEVTSCRYVCSNEGHRRKGQSDNAPKLFRAETRTDYKARMSLILDREAKNYEVTDVVLEHNHLLHLPETRHLMVSQRKISELQVFEIETADDSGIRPKAARELASRQVGGSLNLSYTIKVKEKWAECYMRNVYTLGVRSTQLSESFNNALKNHLKSDFDIVRFLKHFERTVQEKRDKELEAEFEARKKIPRRLMSTPMLMQASKVYTPAIFEAFQSEYERSMAACSKVLDGNTYGIAIGSLNGDIFEEERIVTCDPSKQIVSCSCGMFSRTGILCAHGLKVLDLINTKTLPAHYILPRWTREACKGNIQDSQGRNVVANPKLEAHLRYRSLSHKFLNLAYKAANYPECCLMLDNGLDCLDAQLEDKLIVIALIAPMKNSCNDQENVEPNVQQRNNLVSAAQLKKKEVQPKSSKRKKSWIDKLQKRKPKPAKSTKQTKKAAKEQKKDDGVHPQVEENGDSNKGAPVELQECSIIRSLGIFTELLTSPSCDLGDENQF